The Actinomycetota bacterium nucleotide sequence GTCTTCGTGAGCGCGCCCACTGCCCCCTTGGACGTGCAGTAGTCCGCCATCTTGGGGCCGCCGGTGTAGGCGCCGATCGAGCTTTGGTTCACGATCGCGCCGCCACCCCGCTCCATCATGAACGGCGCGGCCGCTCTCGCGCAGAGGAACATTCCGGTGAGATTCACGGACATGATCTTGTTCCAGCGATCTAGTGGTAGCTCTCCGATGGGGACGGGGGTGAGGCCGCCCCAGATCCCCGCGTTGTTCACGAGGATGTCAACTCCCCCGAAATGGTCGGCCGTCGCAGTGGCCATCACTCGTGTGCTCTCTTCGTGGGAGACGTCGATCTGCAGGAAGATCGCGCGGCCTCCGGCCTCGGCGATGAGCTTCACCGTCTCCTCGCCACCAGCGGCGTCGATGTCAGCGACAGCGACCGCCGCCCCAGACGCGGCGAGCGCCTCGGCGTAAGCACGCCCGATGCCACGCCCGGCCCCGGTGACGATCGCGGCCTTGCCCGCGAGGTCCACTTCCATGCCCATCCCTCCCAGAATCGGCCGGGCCCGCGCTCCGCGACTCCCGCCCCGACACCTAACGAGTATACTCAATTTCAAACTCGCACCGAGGCGGCTAATTGCTCAGACCGCCCCTGCCGATCGCAGTCCGGCGACCTCCTCTACCGAATAACCCAAGTCCTCGAGCACCTCAAGCGTGTGCTGACCGAGTTCGGGAGCCGATGGGAATTCGCGGGGAGACTCGCCCAGCCGAATGGGACCGCGGACGGCACGGATAGGCCCTTCGGGCGTGGGCTGTACGCCCACGTTGGCGCGCGCAACCACATGAGGGTCAGAAAGCACCTCGGCAATGTCGTTGACTGCGGCGACGCAGGTGTCCAGATCCGATAGCTGCCGCACCCAGTCATCGCGGGGACGCGTCTGGATGACCTCCTCGATCTGCGCGGCCATGCGCTCCTGCTCGTCGAGTGGCGCGAAGTGACGATCGATGAGTTCTGGGAGCCCAATAGCATTGCAGAACGCGGCCCAGAACTGGGGTTCGAGTGCGCCGAGCGAGACGTATTTTCCGTCCGAGCATCGGTACGGCCGGTAGCAGGCCAGGCCGCCGTTTAGCATCATTTCGCCGCGCTTGGGGACAACGCCGCTGATGAAGTATTCCGCCGCGTAGGCGGAGACCCAACTGAGCACACCATCGAACATGGAGATGTCGACCAGGCGACCTTGATCGGTCCGATCCCGGACCGCGAGCGCGGCGAGGATGCCCACTGCAGCCATGAGCCCGCCACCCCCGATGTCTGCGATCTGAACGCCCGGAATGATCGGGGGCCCATCCCGGCCCCCCGTGATACTGAGGACGCCGGCGAGGCCGAGATAGTTGATGTCGTGACCGGCACGCCGTCGGTAGGGGCCGTCTTGCCCGAACCCGGTGATCGCGCAGTACACCAAGCGAGGATTGATCGAGCGAAGCGTCTCGTATCCCGCGCCCAACCGGTCCATCACGCCAGGACGGAACGACTCGACGACTACGTCGGCCGACGCCGCGAGCCGCCTAAGGATCTCAGCGCCGGCGGGGTTCTTCAGGTTGAGAGTCATCGATCGCTTGCCGCGGTTGAGGGCAAGATGGCCGGCGCTGAACCCCCCCTTCATCGGTGGGAAGGAGCGGATGTAATCGCCTCGCCCAACCTCTTCGATTTTCAGGACGTCCGCGCCGAGATCGGCCAGCATTAATGTGCAGAAGGCCCCGGGGAGAAGGCGGGTCAGGTCCACGACGCGCACATGCTCGAGCGGCTGGCGGTCCATGTCTCGACTCCTCTACCAGCTAGGTGGCCTTGTCGTCCGGGAGAATAGAGGATACCTTTCTTCTCCTTATTGGTGGCGCTGTTCGTAGACGGGAGAGGAAGGATCCGGTGCAATGGACGTCATTCATTCCCTGACGCTCGGGGATGTGCTCCGTGAGCACGGGAGGACGCGGCACTCCGAAAACGCGCTCGTCTGTGGCGAGGTCCGGCTAACTTTCGCGGCGCTGAACGAGCGGGTTAATCGCCTCGCGAACGGCCTCCGGGGATGCGGCGTCGGCGAAGGCGCCCGCGTGCTCTGGCTCGGGCAAAACTGCCATCGCGCCCTCGAGTGTCTCCTCGCCGCCGCGAAGCTCGGCGCCGTCTTCTGTCCCGTCAACTGGCGGCAGAGCTCCGAGGAGATCGCGTTCGTCATCGCCGACGCCGAACCAGCCGTCGTAATTTGGCAGGAGGACGAGATCGGTGCGACGATTCTTCGGGCACGTGAGCTGGCAGGCTCGAGTGCGGTTTGGCTGCAGCACGACAGCACCGGGCCGGGCAGCTACGAGGAGTTCCTCTCTGTGGAGGCGGGCGATCCGCCCGCCCGCGTCGATTCAGGGCTTCCCCTCTTGCAGATGTACACCGCAGCGTTCGACGGCCGGCCGAACGGCGCCCTCCTTAGCCATACCGCGATTCTGGTTCAGGACCTGATCCTGGCGCTGATCGAGGACCTTTCGAGCGAAACCGTCTACCTCGCCTCGGGCCCCCTCTTCCACATCTGGACATTTGTCCACGCCACGGCGACGTTCCACCTTGGCGGCACGATCGTCGTCGCACGTCGCGTGGACGCGCCGGAGCTCTGCAGGCTGATCGACAAAGAGCGGTGCACTGCCGGATTCATCATGGAACCGAGTCGTAGCCAGATGGTCGAGGCGAATCGCGAGGGGACGTACGATCTCACCAGCTTCCGGAGCCTCCCCGGCTCTGCGGAGTGGAACGCGATGGTCACGATGGACACCAGCCCGTGGGCGACCAGACCCGGGCTCTACGGGCAGACGGAGGTCGCGGCCCTGGTCACGACCAGCGCCCTCGGCGGGATCCTGCTCGGTCGTCACGGCCGGACCTCGCCGATGGGGCTTATGCGAATCGTCGGCGACGACGGCCAGGAGGTCCCCGACGGCCAGGTCGGCGAGCTCGTGTGCCGCGGTCCGACCGTTATGCTCGGCTACCACAACCGCCCCGAGCTCAATGCGCAGCGCCAGCTCGACGGCTGGCATCACACCAACGACCTTGGGCGTCGCGAAGCCGACGGGTCGATCACCTTCATCGGGCCGAAGACGACGATGATCAAGTCGGCGGCCGAGAACATCTATCCGGCCGAGGTCGAGGCCTGCATCCTTCTGCATCCTGCCGTGAGAGAGGTCTGCATCATCGGCGTTCCCGATCCGAAGTGGACGCAGAGCGTGAAGGCGCTGATCGCCCTGCGGGATGGGCACTCGGCGACGGCGGACGAGATCATCGATCACTGCCGGACGCGAATCGCCTCCTACAAAAAGCCGAGGATCGTGGAGTTCGTGACCTCACTCCCGCGAACGCCTGACGGGGGCGTCGACCGGGTCGGCGTCGACGCCGCATACGGCGGCGGCGGGTACCCGGGCGCGGACGC carries:
- a CDS encoding glucose 1-dehydrogenase is translated as MEVDLAGKAAIVTGAGRGIGRAYAEALAASGAAVAVADIDAAGGEETVKLIAEAGGRAIFLQIDVSHEESTRVMATATADHFGGVDILVNNAGIWGGLTPVPIGELPLDRWNKIMSVNLTGMFLCARAAAPFMMERGGGAIVNQSSIGAYTGGPKMADYCTSKGAVGALTKTLARAYGPQGIRVNAVAPGSIATEATIEILSDQGVERFVDQQCIKRAGQADDLTGPLLFLVSDQSKFVTGQVLVVDGGIVMQG
- a CDS encoding CaiB/BaiF CoA-transferase family protein, which codes for MDRQPLEHVRVVDLTRLLPGAFCTLMLADLGADVLKIEEVGRGDYIRSFPPMKGGFSAGHLALNRGKRSMTLNLKNPAGAEILRRLAASADVVVESFRPGVMDRLGAGYETLRSINPRLVYCAITGFGQDGPYRRRAGHDINYLGLAGVLSITGGRDGPPIIPGVQIADIGGGGLMAAVGILAALAVRDRTDQGRLVDISMFDGVLSWVSAYAAEYFISGVVPKRGEMMLNGGLACYRPYRCSDGKYVSLGALEPQFWAAFCNAIGLPELIDRHFAPLDEQERMAAQIEEVIQTRPRDDWVRQLSDLDTCVAAVNDIAEVLSDPHVVARANVGVQPTPEGPIRAVRGPIRLGESPREFPSAPELGQHTLEVLEDLGYSVEEVAGLRSAGAV
- a CDS encoding AMP-binding protein, encoding MDVIHSLTLGDVLREHGRTRHSENALVCGEVRLTFAALNERVNRLANGLRGCGVGEGARVLWLGQNCHRALECLLAAAKLGAVFCPVNWRQSSEEIAFVIADAEPAVVIWQEDEIGATILRARELAGSSAVWLQHDSTGPGSYEEFLSVEAGDPPARVDSGLPLLQMYTAAFDGRPNGALLSHTAILVQDLILALIEDLSSETVYLASGPLFHIWTFVHATATFHLGGTIVVARRVDAPELCRLIDKERCTAGFIMEPSRSQMVEANREGTYDLTSFRSLPGSAEWNAMVTMDTSPWATRPGLYGQTEVAALVTTSALGGILLGRHGRTSPMGLMRIVGDDGQEVPDGQVGELVCRGPTVMLGYHNRPELNAQRQLDGWHHTNDLGRREADGSITFIGPKTTMIKSAAENIYPAEVEACILLHPAVREVCIIGVPDPKWTQSVKALIALRDGHSATADEIIDHCRTRIASYKKPRIVEFVTSLPRTPDGGVDRVGVDAAYGGGGYPGADAPPRS